Proteins found in one Mytilus edulis chromosome 2, xbMytEdul2.2, whole genome shotgun sequence genomic segment:
- the LOC139510522 gene encoding uncharacterized protein translates to MSLCCLKTRDLSWQDHSINIELILAPRKTNLLSKQHISLGSKCEDEVTRYELKQNTFLKHLQLEKHHLGQKATDYYILKAKRFLDNFPVDLRKEILNRRSFSDALNKIRDEVLENQKRAQSEPLPNRSGSYRRKSDTNDTKFPQLSSQIKKKNPDPKRGDFTYITEVPERNNELPPVIIEVDKTRPEKPSLRRSNTEYISMRRTESGKSNSHSASSDSRRPKLTRQKSVRFENDNEPLEKKATLQEKVKEFIKEQEYFNSQVQHNHQVNKTGNENENDKEKLVSAFDNFCKMQNNKSQLHKLVKLASKFKVSNSSMTNSVRQYKSSRSYQTIHNVS, encoded by the coding sequence ATGTCGTTATGTTGTCTTAAAACACGAGACCTATCATGGCAAGACCATAGCATCAATATTGAATTAATATTGGCACCAAGAAAGACCAatttactatcaaaacaacacatATCACTAGGTTCCAAATGTGAAGATGAGGTTACCAGATACGAACTGAAACAGAACACATTCCTGAAACACTTACAACTGGAAAAGCATCATCTTGGTCAAAAAGCTACCGACTACTATATATTGAAAGCTAAACGTTTTCTGGATAATTTTCCTGTCGACCTGCGAAAAGAAATCCTGAATCGTCGATCTTTTTCAGATGCACTGAATAAAATAAGGGATGAAGTATTAGAAAACCAAAAGAGGGCACAATCTGAACCTTTACCCAACAGATCAGGATCATACAGAAGAAAATCGGATACTAATGATACTAAGTTCCCACAGTTGAGTAGTCAGATCAAAAAGAAAAACCCAGACCCTAAAAGAGGGGATTTTACTTATATTACAGAAGTCCCTGAAAGAAATAACGAATTGCCACCAGTTATAATAGAAGTAGACAAAACTCGTCCTGAAAAACCCTCTTTGAGAAGATCTAACACAGAATATATATCCATGAGAAGAACAGAGTCTGGCAAATCTAACTCACATTCTGCAAGTTCGGACTCACGTCGTCCAAAGTTGACAAGACAAAAATCTGTAAGGTTTGAAAACGATAACGAACCATTAGAGAAAAAAGCTACTCTACAAGAAAAGGTCAAAGAATTCATTAAAGAGCAAGAATACTTCAACTCACAAGTTCAACACAATCACCAAGTAAACAAGACAGGAAacgaaaatgaaaatgacaaagaGAAATTAGTCAGTGCTTTTGACAATTTCTGTAAGATGCAGAACAATAAATCTCAGCTACATAAGCTGGTAAAATTAGCATCGAAATTCAAAGTGAGCAACTCTAGCATGACAAATTCAGTTAGACAATATAAATCATCCCGTTCATATCAGACAATCCATAACGTGTCgtga